CCATTCCCAAGGGATACCAATGTTCGTAAGCTCTTTACCACCAACGCTGACCTCTTTTTTGTGCCACATGGTGTCGGTGGTGAACCTGATGTTGTTAAGGTACACATTGTGAGACTCGAGCGCTGGGATATGACTAGGGTGGTGGTGCACATTGGACCTGGGGAGCCAGACTTAAGGAATGATCTAGTCTATGACAAGTGGCGCTTCCCCCTAGCTGAGACATCCATTCTATCGATGGTTATGGCAGGGTATGTGAATGGTCAACTCATTGTGGTTGTGCCCAGGATGGATGCAAGCGGTGATGGTGGGAATGAGGGGATCCCAATGTGGCCCAACATTGataaaagaggaggaggaggaggaggaggcggcggattcGGGCTTCTTGCTGGTGCAAGCTACATTCCTACCAAGTAGCACCATCATTTGTGGTAACGGTGCAACTACTATAGTATACTAGTAGAGTTT
Above is a window of Oryza sativa Japonica Group chromosome 10, ASM3414082v1 DNA encoding:
- the LOC9267622 gene encoding uncharacterized protein → MTKTQPQLVESEPVKKLQRLPPVFSRVLELPFPRDTNVRKLFTTNADLFFVPHGVGGEPDVVKVHIVRLERWDMTRVVVHIGPGEPDLRNDLVYDKWRFPLAETSILSMVMAGYVNGQLIVVVPRMDASGDGGNEGIPMWPNIDKRGGGGGGGGGFGLLAGASYIPTK